The genomic region aaatttttttttttttttttaagatataatattttgcaTAACGTATAAATgacaattttaattttaggaCATGATTAAAGATTTTAAATTTGCGTTAGTTTGGGGAAGAAGCACAAAACACAACCCACAAAGAGTTGACTTGCGTAAGCCAAAAATGGATATAcccacatatatacatacgtacatacatatatatatatatatatatgtatggcACTTGCACGCGTTAATGTGGGCATACCTATTCACTTATATACCATTTTACATACGAtttgttcaattttttttttttaaatcagaTCATAAACTAGCTGATGAAGACGTTATACAGATTGTAAAAAATGGCTAGCtagaataaaacaaaaaaggatgtttttttttttttttttctttgtttcatatcaaattattattgtcTTTGAAAGTATGCTATTATagtgtatatattatgcaaAGAATAATATTCTCTACAAAGATGTTAATAAgcgatttttcttttcctactattttgttctttttttcattttgatatTAATATGGTTATactaattttctttttcttttgattttttttagagccaaataaaaaataaatacaaaatctATTAAATATCATTGATGATCAacacctttttttattttatgttacatttttgtttatctTCTCTATTTTATGCGAAACgcaaaaaaaacagaaaataaaatttttggtatttttaaaaatttatgcagaagttttaataaagtattaaatacacattaaaaataaaaaatgggaaaatatgcatatacgtaaatacatatatgcattggtgtatatacgtatgtatatatatatatacagacgCACACTTGCGTGTCCGTTGTGTAACACAGTTTATCCGTTTAATTGGCTTATATCTATGCAATAAGTGCGCTAGCCGTACTGGACTGATATTTCCAGTTGGATggtaacaatttttttcttttgtaatATCTCGATATTCTATGTATTTTGGACTCGGTTAAAATTAATCTGAATTTGCAAtctttatcctttttatttttttccaaatgTTTTCTCATTGATAcagctttttttattaaaaaatacaaatctTCCGGAATCGTCGTAGCAACACCATGGGCTcttaatattcttaaaattttatttcctGTAACTGCCTTTACCTGTGGTATACCATAATTATCTCTTAACGTTGCACCTATTTGAGATGGTGTTTGTCCTTTCTTTGctaatttaattattgcATCTTCTATTTCTGATGGTTTTTGTTTCAACCAACTTGGCTGTTTTCTTTTGTATGGAATTGTTGAGCTAGATATACCTTTTCCTTTACCGTACATGCGACCCATTGTTTCTTCTGCAAGCAAAAATTATGCAAATACttgtatgtatttgtatatacacaaattaatgtgttaatatatatatatatgtttgcgtaaataatatattcctaCTATCCctatattgtaataataattacaaatgTAATAGTACTCTTTCAATTTAATTTCgttcttcaaaaaaaaaattaaaaaaaaaaatattcctctCTTTGCTTAAATAAacactatattttttttttttattaacaaaacTAAATGCaagttaattatattttatattcaaatttaaatacatttacaaattttgttcatttcaATAATTAAAACTATAAGCAACTGAACAAAATGTTCTTAtacatatttgaaaatatttaatttagcTACTGCAGAGGtacattatattacatatatgtatatataatgatttattacatttttacgaatgtttccttttttaccTTAGTGATTAAACGAAAGATATGTActtttacaattatatatattatatatataacaatattatatataaattaaatgtttttttttttcttataaaatgTTAGAAATCTCTTTTCTGTgttttgaaagaaaaaaaaaactttatacattaaaaaatttattattttttcatttataatttatagaaaatttaataaacaaacatctttttattttttcttatttttcatcctagatatttttttttataaaattctttgAACTTTTCAATAAAACAGTTgtgaacataaaaaatagtagcttttttgctatttttttttttctttgtatgtaaaatatattattgtgcacatatgcataatatatatataatatatgcttATTTCAAGTGTAGTAAATTTGTACATCAAAAATACTATCTccttaaaacaaataaatagaGACTGTTAAAATTTGTGCACATTTTCTATTATTGCATTACTAATTGCATCTTTGTATGCTATTAAACAAtgttaaaaatgtacataattttataaagttgttattgattatatttatttttcttccttttttatgtatgCGTTTTTTCTAACTATCAACGAGGTGACCTAGGGGTACGGAACTCACCAATCCTCTTAAAATTGTCCGTTAAAGggggaaaatatatttttgcttaattttctgttattaacaatttttatatgcttattttttaagtgaaattatttatttatttattcattcatttattattttattcttctttgttttttattttatttta from Plasmodium malariae genome assembly, chromosome: 11 harbors:
- the RPS15 gene encoding 40S ribosomal protein S15, putative — translated: MYGKGKGISSSTIPYKRKQPSWLKQKPSEIEDAIIKLAKKGQTPSQIGATLRDNYGIPQVKAVTGNKILRILRAHGVATTIPEDLYFLIKKAVSMRKHLEKNKKDKDCKFRLILTESKIHRISRYYKRKKLLPSNWKYQSSTASALIA